A segment of the Zingiber officinale cultivar Zhangliang chromosome 8B, Zo_v1.1, whole genome shotgun sequence genome:
GGTATAAAGGATCGACCCAGTGTAAAGAAAGTTTAATCTTAGGCTGTCAAAGGCATGGTAAGGTCACCCGAACATATGAGTTTAATAAGCGAAGACCGATCGAATACGAGTGCTCGGTCGGACATAAATAACCGGCTGAACATGAAGAGTCGGCCGAGCGTAGAAGCTCTAACTGTACGCGCAACAGACAAAGATCGGTCGAACGTAATAGACCGACCAAGCATATAAGTTCGGTGGGCAAAGGCTGGTCGAGGGTAAGAGACCGATCGAGCATAGAAGTACTTATCCTTAAGTTGTCCTGAATATTTATATACGCCCGACTAATTAATCTCAATCGATAAGGCCTCATgccgatcgaaaagaatttagatatctccacaatagcatgatattgtccactttgggcctaagccctgatggctttgctcttggactctccccaaaaggcctcatgccaatggagatatcttttctcttataaacccatgatctttcccatgtgtttccaatatgggactatgtttgcaaccttgcaaccccaacaatccccccctcaaacaaaggatcataggcttcccacgtccgattctcgacccaccaggtcttcctgcccctcggtccacccgacctactaggacttccttgcctagtcgcaactaggacttcctgcctggtgtctggtcctcttgatccgaacataggagcccccactttctttgtttgaggtcaatattgtacccacatggctcaatcagaccatagctcttgtgcatagtcggcggttaaaccttctggcagtccgggctctgataccaattgttggatcgaaaagaatttagatatctccacaatagcatgatattgtccactttgggcctaagccctcatggctttgctcttagactctccccaaaaggtctcatgccaatggagatatcttttctcttataaacccatgatctttcccatgtgtttccaatatgggactatgtttgcaaccttgcaaccccaacaatgttCGACCGGGCTCCGTAGACTGACCGAACACAAAGGCATTTAGTCTCGCATGCCCCTTAGTATACAGCCGACCGAGGGAATGTCTACCAGACGATAACGTTTATATACGCCCGATTGATTAATCTTGGTCGATAAGGTTTGATCGGTCGAGTTCAATAGACCAGCCGAGCATGGAAAGCAGGTTGAgcataaaggtcttcaaccttgCACAGTCCCTAGCATATTTATAATAGTAGAATCCTGGTCGGGTATAAACAATCAATCGAGTATAGAATACCGGTCGAGACTAATACAACAGAAGATATTTCTCATATATACAGAATGAGCTTATGTGACTAACCAAATGTATGTAACAGGTGAACCATAagaatatgtgatcatatgacagcttaattaatttggcggcaaatagcttctagaagtctccacaggtatattaaacgacaaagaaggtacatctggggtaagaaaaagattccttaaactattattgcagtttcggcttacgtcatctcttaacaaactttaacaaaccagggtccaccttatgactgtggaggttagatgaggtagaataaaagggggaatcctctccacggGCCAGGTACGCAAACATAAGCATTGCATCAGAAGcaaaccctaattttcatcttttccacactgcttcttcttcttcttgccagaaactgacttgagcatcggagggcctagccagggattcccaccccggtcttaggtcactaatgctttgttggttGGTCTCATTGTGCGCAGGAAGAGGAGATCATCCATTGGATTGCTGAGTCTTCATCAATCCACGGAGACACCTCGTCGGAGTTCATTTTTGTAAGGTATTCTTCatagatccgctttggttttctcgggtCTATCTTTTTACACATTTAGGCTCTTGTGAGGTTCGCTGTGGTTTTCTCGGATACTCCCCTGTTCGTCGGCATCAGGGTCATTATTCGTCACCGCTCATTGTCGCCCAGCGCTTCATCTTGCAAGCActtagacaggatcaaatatTATCTCAATTTCTTGGATCATATATATCAAGTGAAGAAATAAATTGTTTATCAATGTCAATATTCTCATTATCTAccctattaaaaatatttttatgctcACTTAAGTTTTCCCTTTCCTCATTAACATCGTGAATCTCATTACACTTATCTATATTATCCACATTCACAATTAAATTTTGTGCATTTTCATGAGAACTTttaacaaagaatttattaatagcATTTCTTTATGATTCAGTCAattgttctaatttttttttccttttctcacatccagaaatatattttttaggcaacatattataatgcataaaataacaacaataacaaaaaaatagataattcaaattatttcactAGTAAAGAAATAATATCATCTAGAATATGATATTTTTCAATATTAATGGAAACGTCCTAAGTTCGTTAAGCACCTCATCAGACAAcacttgttaaaaaaaaattaaatcattgtcaaattaaaactaattagtaAAATTATAGTATTTAAAGAAACAATAATACTAATTAATAGGTCATAGACATAATATTCAACTTTCCAGAATATTTGGCCCGTGCAATATAAAAGGTTTCTACCTAGTTTAAGTATAGTTTACAACTTATTAAACATAATCCAATTACCATCAGCTCAGATGACACATTATAGTTTGTCCTAAAGTCATAAGTTCAAAAAACCACTGAATATGGCAAGATATGAAATTTAGATTTGGTAAAGTGATGATCATGCTGGCATATTGGTTTTCACAAATTCTGATATGTGAGGTCAAGAGAGGAGAGCATCTATTGATGGCAaaggatgaaaaaaaaagaaaaaagataaCATATTTAAAGAATTGGTACATTCTAGAAAAAAAATTGATGGAACAGAAACAACAATACTATGAATTCATGGAATAAAATTGCTTCAGATTGTAGCCATTCAAGAGTCCCTCAGTCTCACAACTTTCAAGAATTGAAGTCCCCAAATATATatacgtatacaaaatcgaaccGACGACTAACTAAGCAAACTTGATAAATAACCAAACCAACCAATTAAGTTTCCAACTTCATAATTctgaaacttatttaaaaaaacaaaaaaatcaaaaaatgaaaTTGCCAAATAAATATGAAGGAGAACTAAACCTTATCAAAATTTGTAAATAAGTGGAATATGAGTTTAGAAGTAGTAAATCTACAGATGCACTGAAAAATTGAAACTGTGGTTTGCAGATGTGACAAAATTCTCCTCCAAAGAACCAAATCCAATAAAAATTTTAGGACACTTTTTTATTAGAATTTCAAATATGCAAAAAATGGAGACTACAGATTGGAATTTATGGGTTTAAGGGATACACGAATAGAAAAAATAGGTCTCTATTTATCAGCTTCGTGAATACAAAAAAGTCATATCTTGAAAATTCCACAAATAATGATAAAAAACAAAAATTCTTGAGAAGGTAAAAAAATTAATGTGCCAGCAACTACAAATAAAAAATAGCTGTTGAAGATTTGAAATGAGCAGTAGAATAAGAAAAAGAGATGCACCTAGTAGCATCTTGTAAATCGAAGAAGCAGCAACTAGCaaattgaagaagaagaaaagaactaaagaagACTAAAGATGCACCTAGGCCCTAGCACTAGCAGCAGCTTGAATTTGCTCTACATTGTAGCAGCTTGCATTTGCTGCATATTGCAGGAAATCGTTTGCTGGCAAATCCCTAATTTTTCCATTTGTCACTTTGGAAACAACAAACTGCAACAGCATTAAAGGTAAAGGCATGTCATtaatgcaaataaggaaaaaaattctgaaatttacATGTCTATCCATAATACTAAAAAGAAATTTTTGGCCTCCCAAATTTTGGGCCCAAGGCTATTGCCTAATGTGGCCCTCCTCTAAGGTCTGGCCTAACCGGAACACTCAGAGAGCATTTGGTTTTTttgtcaattttaaaaaaaatgtgtgttttttttagaaaatgatttttaaatattctcTATTTCCTTATAAAATGATATCtcctttttaagaaaataaatgtGAAAATTACCaaccaaataatattttttattttctcaaaaaaatgaaaataaaaaaattacaaaccAAACACtgtcttagattttttttaaaaaatggaaaaaaaaaaaaccctgaaTGGAGTTGAGGTACAAAACAAAGGACCAATATAGGACTACACAATCTATTGAAGAGTAAATTTTTTGACTCGGGACTCAAAATCAGACTATATCTATGCTCATGTGTGCAgaatttaaaaatttaggtttATTATCATGAAACTCATAACCGTCTTAGAACATATTCtttactatttttaattatttttatttttatgatatttcatgtatttttgatatttttaatatttatgggTTAAAATTTATCTATATAAGTATCTAATAGCCAACTAAAGCAACATAATAATCAGATCAAGTATTTACTTTCCAAAGTTTGAGGGGAGTTcacaatatgaaaaaaaaaaaaagcaaataaagatattctttaaaacagtactcaaaattcttttaataattaaatacgattttcattttttaaaagatAGGAATTGAGTTCTATATTAATATTTCTTGTGCCTTGAGTTTTGGGGTGATTTCTAGATGTACCGAACCAATGAAAGAGCAATCCACCTCCTAAATTAGTTACGTAGAGCATCTCCAATATAAAGTTTGTTAAaggtttataaaataaaaaacctATAATAAAAAACCTTAAATAATGGTAGATATGAGGTTTGAGATTTTTAGTTTACTAATTGATCTAAAAAATcaaatctatttttttctttagaAAATGAAGTTAATAATTAATGTGCATGATTGATCTttcaaatcaattaaaaaataaattatttgaagaaatatttaattataatattttattttataaattgtcaataataattaaaatgatactcctttctttttgaaaataaatataccgataagttaaaaaaaatatacactataattaaattgaaatttaaaagttaattggatattaaatgaaaattataaattcaattaaattaaaattagtaagttaatttatttattagttataaattataaataaattaaattaaagaccaTAATTAGTTAAAAtcttaagtaaaaattatatagaaatattaaatgaaaaataataaataaagatattaGATATGTGATGTGTAATGTAACacctataaaaaaattatatggagtttttttttttttttggtgtgtaGAGAGAATACATTTTTATATTATCACTGTAAAaacaaattattgaaaaatttaatCATTGGAAATGTCCATTGGAGCCATGAGCTTCATCATCTCGGCCAATGACCAATGGTGGCAACACACGGCACTCCTCGCCCTGTTTTGTCCTCATCCGATTCGAGACATCGCCAATTGTCTCCACCGATCGTTCCTCTGTGAAAGAGATGAGGGCCATCCAAATTCCAGAAAAGGTAGAAGAAATCAATTGAGACACCAAGAAGATAATTTTTAGATGGCGAGCTTGCTGATCTCCAGAACTTGCTCCCGGCAGATTTGGAATCACTTTCTGAATCATATACTGTGTTGCTGAACTTGACCTTTGCTAGGAACTAAAGGGACTTGCTTTTTTGCTGTTCTTCAAGAATTTTCTGCAAGTAGCTTGCGTTTTCCTCTATGCGTAATTGAAGTGCTCGTTGGACCTACAGAAAATATTAGGCTCAGATTTGGTTACACTGGCAATCAGATGAAACACCAGATTTTTACCTCGAGTTGTTCATGCAGCAGTTTTTGAACCTCTATTTGCATCCTGAGAGCTTCTGTGACTTGAATGCTCCTATCGTTTATTTAAAACATAGACAAAAGATAGAGATCAGAAGGAATAGATCAGCATTGAATGCTCATCGAGGGATAGACAAGATTCAAGAATGTTTCATTTTGGGGTACCTCATCTTGTCTAAATCAGTGTCATCACTAACTGATGGTTCTTTCTTATCTTCTGAAATGGAAGCCCTTTTGTCTGCATAAACATGTAAAATAGTTGTAGGTAATCTagaaagtagataatatcataaaTCCATGCTAGTCATTCAAGACTCATCTCAATTTCATTCAATTCATCTTTAAGTAGAAACTGAATTACCTTCTGTGGTCTTTGGGAGATACTTAGCAAGTCGATATTTCTGCATGTTACAGATAAATAAAACAGAAGGAACACTGTGCAAAAAGAATCCCCAAAACAAGAAATTTCTCTGCAAAAATCACCTGCAAATGACTCTTTACATGGTAAATAGTCAGCCCTTCGACATTCATGAGCCTCAGTACAGCCTTAGGAGTTGCCTCTGTTTAGGAAACTGCTGAGTGTCCGGAGGAGGATACAAAGAAATTCATTGGCAAAAGTAGAAAGTGAATTGCTTACTCTCAGCCCCATCAAGCTTGTTCACAGCATCTACAAATCGCTCATGGAGCTCCACCGTCCATCTTAATCTTCGCTTGTTTGCAGATGAGGTTGAGGTTGTTTGCAAACGAGGCTGAGCATTGTCATCACGGTTAGAAGATGGTGAAAGAGATGGGACTTGGGACCTCCAGCATATGTCCTGAATAAGGAACCAGCAAGATCGAAAACAATTCTAAACCAACTGAACATGCCAGTGATCGATCTTCTTATGTCCTGAATAGCAGAGGAAGTTAGAAGGACTTACATCCAAACGAGGGCTTTCCCAGTGATCTGTGATCTCGATGCCAAGTTGTTCAGACAATATTTGCAATTCTATTTGCTCACTGTGAGCTAAACCATCGCTAGCGTGTGAAGCATCGGTAGACAGATTAAGAAAATCCTTCACCATGTCATCGGCGTGTTCATCCTCACCACTGATATCTCCACTGAACAGTAGAGGGGAGTTAGAAGATTGAACTGCTGAGTTCTGCTGGTTGGCTCCGTTTGCGGCTGCTCATTGCCTTGAACTGACTGAAGAACACCAACAGATAGATTCTCTTGGCATCCAACTTAGCAGGAAGCTGAACCGATGATTCAGACAGAAAGAGAGTCAACGAGATGATAATCATTTAATGACAAACTAAACTAATAGACACAAAAACTAAATGATTTCCTATAAAAAGAAACTTTTCAAATGCAGGTAAAACATCTGCAAAGATTTACAGACAACATAGTTTTAGAGATTTGAGTACAGCAACCCCATGAAAAATTCacagatggagaagaaacctgaGGCCAGTGAACTATGTTTTGGTTCAAAATGGACAGTAAGGATTCCATAATTATGTGGAAGCGAGTCAGCAAGTGGAGATAATTTAAGCGCCTAAAGAGACCAATCAATCGAGTCTgaagaaaaacaaacaaacaaacaaacaacaaAGCAGTCACATTATGATGACTAAAAAAGAATTTTGATCTCAACTTTATGCTGTCGACGTCTCAAGTTTGTCTCTCGTTTTGCaataattctattttattttgtCACTATGATGACTAAAAAAGAATTTTGAGGTTGGAGCTAGGAATATATGGCGAagttaattacaagaaaaagagatggtgtgtgtgtatCTCCACCGAAGGCGAGAACACCATTAACACGTCGCATCACTCAAACAGCAGCGGTTCATCATCCCATGGGTCTGGGGAGATTCGTTCTAattagaggaggaagagaaggagacgGAGAAGTACGTAATGGCCACCGGACACTGTCTTTCCGTCGCCGTACATCTTCAAAGAGATCGACTAATGATCTGATGCCGTGAGGAGGACGTACGCGAGTGGGAGGAGGAGGAGTGGTGGTGGTTCTTCGGCCTCGGCCGCCGCGTGCGTCGCTGTTGGCCGCTTTGACGTCGCCAAAAGGCAGCGTTTCGCTGCCCCAAAACGCTGCAGACGAAAATGAACCAGTGGGGACGCACATTGACAGCGAAAAGGAATATTACGAGATCAggacttttatttttttattttttttattttcttttaagggaCATCTTGCATTTAAATTTCTCTCGCACAAAATGAGGAAAAAAAAACGTCTTCCAACCACTGGACATatgattataaattaatattataatttttctcttttcttataaCGTAGGACACGAACTATAAAAAATGTTTGGGATGGACATATCATTTGCTATAGTCATAATGACAATTATAATACACTATTCGAATCTCAATTATAGCACACTATAAACAATTTTACTTTAGTGGGATGAATAATTTAAAATGTTGACTAATAGACATTTTTAGAGCATCCATATGAATTATTAtattcaaaaattttatcttaaattttagatacaTTAACTAAAAATCCTATGCATCAGGTACCCTATTCATtccttaaatttagatttgataaatAGTGATTCTTTAAATTTAAGGAATAAAACtaataccctaaaaataaaataatattttttttaatctctccccttccactcaatctctctcctttcactcattccataaatataataataaaaaatagaagaaagagaagaaaataataaaaaattaaggatcataaaaattttaggatatttgatgtagtgtgtagtgaaaaatgattatctaaatttaataaaatggatcatttatcctaaattttagatatagtaatagagaaattgatgtggatgctcttagatTTGCTTAATGATAAATTTATGGAGCCGAGCCATCCACTTTCAGAATTAATTGAATCATCAACCTTCAAAATTAGTTGGATCGAATGCTCAAATatttagattataaaaaaaatagaatagaaatgcaaaaaaaaaaaagaataaacatAAAAACTCCCACCCTGGCATGATGGGGCGGTAAGGAATTTAACGAATTAATCAATAACTCACGTTTCGAATCACAAGTATGGCTTATTGCATGACATTTTCTTGTAGTGGGATGAAAAATTTGAGATGTTGGATGCTGGGTGAGGAGCCGCTTGTGCGTTCAGATTTACCCGGTAGGTGAATCAGGAGAAAATCATCCACCTATCGGATTAATTGGGTCAGTAAAGATTTGGATACttggattatcaaaaaaaaaaatacacacagAGGATTGAATTATCACGCTAGACATCTCATATGTCCGTGTTGTTTGAATCACTCATGATGCTGAATGGTCAGTTAGGACCTATCAGCGCTTTTCGAATATACCTTACTGGTTGGTAGGAAACTTTCAtgggatcgagtcaaaactcctAAGGCACGGTGTAGTGGTAAAGCGACGAGGCTCATTCTCATTCAGGGaaagtttaaattttacattGGGCATTTCTGAATACCCCTGGAATTCAAACCACAAGTGAAGATGAGGATCTCTCCGTGACCCATATACGCTTCTTGAATTTATTTGGTGGTTGCTT
Coding sequences within it:
- the LOC122017850 gene encoding protein PHOSPHATE STARVATION RESPONSE 3-like; translation: MVKDFLNLSTDASHASDGLAHSEQIELQILSEQLGIEITDHWESPRLDDICWRSQVPSLSPSSNRDDNAQPRLQTTSTSSANKRRLRWTVELHERFVDAVNKLDGAEKATPKAVLRLMNVEGLTIYHVKSHLQKYRLAKYLPKTTEDKRASISEDKKEPSVSDDTDLDKMRSIQVTEALRMQIEVQKLLHEQLEVQRALQLRIEENASYLQKILEEQQKSKSL